A stretch of Melospiza melodia melodia isolate bMelMel2 chromosome 24, bMelMel2.pri, whole genome shotgun sequence DNA encodes these proteins:
- the UTP6 gene encoding U3 small nucleolar RNA-associated protein 6 homolog: MAERIEQRLEDRIPELEQLERVGLFTHKEIRAVLRKASALEYKIQRRALRKEDFINYIQYEVNLLELIKKRRARIGYSFKKDEIEHSILHRVHSLFNRATGKWKDDVQLWLSHVAFCKQWNAKHQLSKVFSTMLAIHSNKPALWIMAAKWEMETRLSSESARHLFLRALRFHPECPKLYQEYFRMELMHAEKQRKEKKEFEQAKMDLGEFNYSEEILNGEMARIVYRDASQKIKGVEFQLAVLSIAKLFDFTQDLQKEILESLQARHADDPLTWDYMARRELELGSLQPTESSTKQKKVSEMAQREERCCAVFDEAVGAVPTEDMWKCYITFCLERYNRKTNSEELKQKRLERTLSVFSKAHESSLLSEALYKQWLQLLLDSSLSEKAVEVAEASTRRFSQSVETWQMRLQVLIQLKRDDVTQCFEEAIKHVKLKGTLPLWTLWVEWSEGTNSKEDTEALYQRSLHATTPAESVTMKEMYLDWTYRSSGYKKVKRLFTSLCENRPFSLDFFRKMIQIEKEQESCKMLHLREYYERALREFGSTNTDLWLDYIKEELSHPQGKPENCGSIHWRAMKMLQGDLVEDFVSKYTLLQTGHL, translated from the exons ATGGCGGAGCGCATCGAGCAGCGGCTGGAGGATCGCATCCCGGAGCTCGAGCAGCTGGAGCGGGTCGGGCTCTTCACGCACAAGGAGATCcg ggctgtcctgaggaaagCCTCGGCTCTGGAGTACAAAATCCAGCGGAGAGCGCTGCGGAAGGAGGATTTCATTAATTACATCCAG TATGAAGTTAATCTGCTGGAACTGATCAAGAAAAGGAGAGCA cGCATTGGATATTCGTTTAAGAAGGATGAAATTGAGCACTCTATTCTGCATAGAGTCCACAGCCTGTTCAACCGAGCTACAGGGAAATGGAAA GATGATGTCCAGCTCTGGCTTTCCCATGTTGCATTTTGCAAGCAATGG AATGCAAAACATCAACTCAGTAAGGTGTTTTCTACCATGTTGGCCATTCATTCCAATAAACCAG CACTGTGGATAATGGCAGCAAAGTGGGAAATGGAGACACGACTGTCATCAGAAAGTGCCAGGCACTTGTTCCTTCGTGCTCTGCGCTTCCATCCTGAGTGCCCCAAACTTTATCAAGAA TATTTCAGAATGGAGCTTATGCATGCTGAAAAACAGAGGAAAGAGAAGAAGGAATTTGAACAAGCAAAGATGGACCTG GGGGAGTTCAATTACTCTGAAGAAATTCTCAATGGGGAGATGGCTCGCATAGTCTACAGGGATGCATCTCAGAAAATTAAAG GTGTTGAGTTCCAGCTGGCTGTCCTCTCTATTGCAAAGCTCTTTGATTTTACCCAAGATTTGCAAAAAGAAATCCTTGAAAG TTTGCAGGCCAGGCATGCTGATGATCCCCTGACATGGGACtacatggcccgcagggagctggagctgggctccCTGCAGCCCACTGAGAGCTCCACAAAGCAGAAAAAGGTCTCAGAAATGGCCCAGAGAGAGGAACGGTGCTGTGCAGTCTTTGATGAAGCTGTGGGAGCAGTCCCAACAG AGGACATGTGGAAATGCTACATCACTTTTTGTTTAGAGAGGTACAACAGAAAAACCAACAGTGAAGAATTAAAGCAAAAG AGGCTGGAGAGGACACTGAGTGTGTTCAGCAAAGCCCATGAGTCCAGTTTGCTGTCAGAAGCTCTGTACAAGCAGTGG CTGCAGCTCTTACTGGACTCCAGCCTCTCTGAGAAGGCTGTGGAGGTGGCAGAAGCTTCAACCAGGCGCTTCAGCCAGTCCGTGGAAACGTGGCAGATGAGACTGCAGGTGCTGATCCAGCTGAAGAGGGATGATGTGACCCAGTGTTTTGAAGAAGCCATTAAACATGTCAAATTGAAG GGCACTTTGCCATTGTGGACCCTCTGGGTGGAATGGAGTGAGGGCACAAACAGCAAGGAGGACACAGAAGCTCTCTACCAG AGATCCTTGCATGCCACAACACCTGCTGAATCTGTGACTATGAAGGAAATGTATCTTGACTGGACCTACAGAAGTAGTGGTTATAAGAAAGTTAAAAGACTCTTtaccag CCTGTGTGAAAATCGTCCATTTTCACTTGACTTCTTCAGGAAGATGATCCAAATAGAAAAGGAGCAA GAATCCTGCAAAATGCTTCATCTGAGAGAATACTATGAACGTGCCTTGAGGGAGTTTGGTTCAACAAATACTG accTCTGGCTGGATTATATCAAGGAGGAGCTAAGTCATCCCCAAGGCAAACCAGAAAACTGTGGGAGCATTCACTGGCGAGCTATGAAGATGTTGCAGGGAGACCTGGTGGAAgattttgtttctaaatacactTTATTGCAAACTGGACATTTATGA